CAGCCTcattaaaaaaggcaaaccatTGATGAATTCCATTTGTTTTTAGAGACATTTAGCCCTCAACCCCTATTGTTCCTATACACATTTTAGTACGGGAAACAAACCTGTCTTTCAAACTAAGAGATACTGGCTGATATTAGCAATGCATAATTGTGCTATCAATATTTAAAgctgtttctcctcctttatCTTAGTCCTAACATTTTGAGAACACAGTGACTCAAATTCTGAGCCACATTGCAGCTCTGAAGGAGCATGGCATCCCACAGAATAAGAATGAGCCCCAAATGTTTGGGCCTTTGTCATATGCTGCAAAATGTCACAATGCAAGAAGATTTAATTTCGCAGTTGTCGGTTCTTGTTTGCTGCCATTTTTTATATGTAGCAACAGTAAGTAGGTTGGGGGGTAGGCAAGTGGTTGAGAGGCGACACAGGTcggacagctgacccaaattgaccaaagggatattctataccatataACATTGTgttcagcaaaaaaacccaaacctggggtagaagaagaagaaaagtgggGGTCTGGCTTCCAGGGTGGCCATTGCTCAGAGACCGTCTGGGCATCAGTCTGCCATTGGGGGTGGtgagtgattgcctttgcattacttgggggttttgtttggttttgtcccccctcctctttccaCACATATTAAGCTGCCTCTATCCTGACCCatgaattttctcatttcttcttcctgttttctccccccccgtcctgctggggaaggggaagtgagcaagcggctgtgtgggtGCTTGGTTGCTGGCAGAAGTCAACCACCACATTATTCTGCTCTAAAAAGTGGTCTGTAGGGGAGTTGTGAACATGGTGTTTCTCATCCATGGTTCCCTCAGAGGGCCTTCTCACCTGTAAGCAGTCTCCTCATGAATAGCTGGAGGTGTGTGACCCACAGGACCTAATGTGTGCTCGTGGGGCTGCTGTTGCAGGCTCACAGTGTGACCCTTGGACCACCAACCTGAATGTGGCCTTGCCACCAACCCCAGCACCTACAGGACTGCATGTGCAGAAGTGATAACTGGGACCTACATCCAGGTATTCAAAGGGTGCAGACTCCTAAAACAAAATCTGGAGTGGGAAGAAACTCAACCTCATTCCCACAGAGACGTCCAGGCTGGGACTGTGGGAAAGGGCCTGAGCTTGGTGGACAGGTGATATTTATGGGCAGTGTGAGGAAGAGGGTAGTGATGGTGGTGGCTCTGAGCAGGGGGTGTTGGGCACCTCAAGCAACATGCATGGGACATCAGCTCCCAAATCCTGGCTATGAAACCCAGCGTGGCTGCTGGGCACCCAGCAGGAGACAGCACCAACCTTCATAGCACCCAATTCTGCTGGGGGCTTGGGTTGTGGAGAATTAATTACAACTCGCTAACGCCTGGAAGGAGAAATTGATAGGAACACATAGCACAAGTGTGTGATCACAGGAAAAACTCATCAATAACTGCAGCATATTTAAATTGCAGTTCTCAGCTAAACTTACCCCTCCAGTACAACCAAAGTGACTGTTCATACTGTAGTAGAAGCCATagttcaaataaattatttctcacAGCATTTTGGCTCAGAGTAACAGCCTTAACAGCAATGctattttcatgaaaagcagaaaatttatCCAAAACTTTACTGCAATCCATCGTGATTGCTATGGATGGGATGGTGGGggccaaagaaacaaaaccaaagaagcCCAAAGgccagcagagaagcagcttgCCCACCACAactgagaaagaataaaaaagagagagacaaagctGCCACAGCTCTGATGTGAATTTGTAGCTTAATTTCCCTATTCTCTTAGAAACGGTCCTGAAATATGACTCATTTCCTGTGACCAATGCCATATTCAAGTACCATGGCTGCGATAAGCCCAGCCCACAAACCTTCCAAGCAAAACGCTGCTGCCTGAGCTAAACCAACCCCGTACAGCTGAAACGCTCTGCTCTTAAAGCTGGAAGACCAGAGGCTGAGAATCATGGCAAGCCGATTTTCTGCTTGTATGCTGGCTTTACTGCACGTCTGTCGTTCCGCTGGCTCCTATGAACCACCGACATTGCCTGACGTTGGAGATCCAAAGTTTATTGAGGAATGTGTGCAAACCCATAACAGATTCCGGTCTGGAGTGAATCCACCAGCTAGCAACATGCTCTACATGGTAAGGGGATCTTCACAACTAAACGTGCAAGTGTGTAGCGTTGTGATGGCATTTACGATTCTCAAAGATTGTTTTTGTGCTCAAAtgtgaagcaaaacaaaacaaaaagataaaagaaaaacctgacGACTTCCTGTGGTTATAAGagatacttctttttaaagcaaagaaaaaggttCTGATTATCAGATGGCTTGATACAATTGAGTACGTGTATAGTTTTGCCTGGCTTAATTTCCTCATTTGAAACCTCATCCTAATGCTGCTGGTTTGTGCTGTGAAAAGCCTCCTCATTCCAAGGCACCGCAGCTCAACAGCCCGGGGTGTAATTTATGTGCAGACCTAAGCACAACCTTTCATACTTGAGTCGGCAAGGGCAGAGACCGTTGCCAAACGACGTTGGAGAGCTTtctctaagctttttttttgcaaggctCTCACGGACTGAGCCAAGAGAGCAGCTGTTCCtaggtgctggggctgcaggggaagccAAGAAGCAGCAAGTGCAGCAGGAGCGAGTGCTGGAGGCATCAGGTCCCGCACCGCTCTGCccccctgccttctccctgGTCACATCAGGGGGCAATATCTGCAGCCACCGTGCAAAAGGCAGCCTGTCATGGTTCAAAATGTACCCAAACGTGGCTGCCTCTCATTTCAGGTGGCTCGTGACACTTGTCTGCCTGCTGGGTGGCACACGGAAAACCCAGCAAGGAGGAAGCTGTAAATGCATGCACAAAGCTGGGCTTATGGCTGAGAAGCCCATTTCTGATTTGTGAGATGACGTACAATTCCAGCAGCTTGGGAGCTGCCTCTTGCAACATCCATCACCTTTTGTGCTTTGACTGGGTAATACTTGCGATAGCATGGTTTTTCTCAGGATAATCTCCACAGATCTCTCAGATGGATCAGTCCTAATTCTgatctctttccttttgctccTCTTTCTTACTATCAATCATCTCACATAGTCACCACCAGAAGAGGACATAACCATGTCTGTAATTAGCAACACCCCAACCaaagttcttaaaaaacaaacaaacaaacaaacaaacaaaaccaaccgACTTATTCTCCATTTCTGGTTGTCAAACACTAGAAGAGATGTGCCCATTAGGGAGGGTTAAGTAAGTGAGCAAGCTCAAGTTGCAAGCTTGACAGGCAACAAATTAGTTCCTCTTCTAGATCTATCTTTTACTTCAGCTTTCTTCAGCCAGACATACTGAACTTCCAGTACATATTGCTCCAGACTCTATTTTCCCTGCTTACTGGTCCTGCACTAACAAAATCTTGCTATGGTGTACTAAAAGAGCAGtattcatctttttaaattgtgtctattttttccttttgaactgaaatctgaaaaagaaatggcttaagaaacaaacaaacaaagattATTACAGATAAAACAAGAACTAAATCATGgtaagtttcttttaaaacactgcaAACCCCCTAGTCTTAAGTATGACCTCTCCCAGCAAGAATTTAATGTGGAAAAAGCAGTACAATACATAATAAAACCtattatgaaaagaaaagcattggaATTGAAACCAgcatatttcttcatttttgaatGGCATGTAGCACTTcaaaaatgagcaaaagcaGATGACTTCTTTATTTCACAGGGAATTTCTGTTTGCTGTAGATAACTGTCCACGTAGATGTGTAAAAATGAATACTATGAGGGCATTTCCACCTTTTGGAAAAGtagtttttaacagaaaacacaagacaGAAACCCCTTTAACTGCAAGTAACAAAGCCTGACTATCTATATTTGTAAtacatttattataaaatacattacttGACAAATGTGATCCCTTTCCCATTCACCCAAAGCATTGCTTACAACTCTTCCGAGGTtcttcaaaaccagcagaaagagTGTCACCAGTTTCATCAGGGCTGCACAACAGTCGTCTTTGACTTACTGCTGCCTCGCATCACTTTTCACTTACCACACATTCAATTTTCCCTCCCTGCATCAGCAAGCCACTCATCTGAGttataaaatcaaaactgagAGATagttcacagggaaaaaaaaataaaattgtaattacTATTTTCTCAAACAGCAATGATATCTATGTGCAAACCTCCCTGTCCTGTGCATTTTTGCCAATGTAGTTTAGTCTGATCTTTTTGCGTAAGTGCAGTTTCATATGCAAATAAGGAGTACAAGTATAGTTAAATTAAAGATCATTCTGAACTGTTACTGCACATTGCTTTTTCAACTGGCAGCCAGCTTAAGcattcacacacaaaaaggaaagTACATTTATAATTGCTAATTTAcctttaatattattattatgtatACCTTTATGGAACTTTAAACTTATTATTAATACTATTCTggatgaaggagaaaagacatGTGCAGACTCTTGAAAAACAGAATGTGAAAAACAAGATCGTAAAGCACTAAGGTGCATCCACCACTGTCATACATCTTTCATCATGGTCTTCTCCTTGTGACCTCGGAGCGTTGCCAAAGATGTAAATGTCCTCTGTCTTACCTTGCAGTAGTGCTAGGACTGGAATATAACTTCTGTACAATGCCAGATTTTGTTCACTGTCCTTAAAAGTTATCATCTAAGGAAATATCAACTGCTCACTTGAAATAAGACTCCCTGCCCCAAGTTTACCTTTAATATTCGATACACTGAGTTCctaggaaaattatttatgtattagTTTTGTGGGAAAATACACCCCCTCACAAATGTCAGCCATaggaagaaatggaagacataggttacaaaatattttcaaatctctGTAGATATATTTTGGTATGATCTTGCAATTTTTAACTACTTATTGGTAGCATAAACAATACACAAATTGTTTCAGACTTATCTATGGtacaaaaaaagtttattatgTAAAACATAGCCACAAAATCTAACAAACACCTTTTCCTTAGTCACTGTTACTGAtccattcaaaataatttctctagTGATTCTATTGTTTGCACAAGCAGCTGAGATATTTTAATCCATATAgaaaaggacaaataaaaaaagtttatttttttaaaaaagtccaATCCAAGATAGTTCAGCAATGCTGAACAACCTTATTTACGTGACACAAAGTGTAACTAGAACTACAGGCATACACTCCTGATACTGCGTTTTCCAGGAGATACAATACTGTATTTGCTGAATCAAGTTGTGTGCATaagaaaacccagcaaaaccAGACACCACCTTCAGTGCAAACAAGAGACGTTTATATAACACAATTGCTTAAATAACCACTTTCTGTAGGGTTGAGCAGCAGGTGAATGAGTGATTCCACAAACATTTGAAGCCACCAAACACAAAGATGCAGAGCAAGGGGTTGAGTTTAAACTGTCCCAAAAATCCCAGCGTGCTTGTGAACTGACTGGCAAGCCGTGGCCTTAAAGCATGAGCCTGCACGAGACTCCAGTCTGATTGGTACAGTGAGCATACCTCCCAACCCCCAGATTTCCTGTAAATTTGctgtttaaattacattaacatTCTCTCATGGCCGGCACAGCCTGGAAATCCACCTTGAGCCTCAAACACTGTATTTGACTGATGTACAGCTCTTGGTGTTCCACAAACCAGTCAGCCAAGATCACCTACCACCCCAAAAACTTCCTCAAGTTTAATGTGTAACTAAGTTCAAACCAGAAATGAACCTACAAGCCAATTTGCCATGTAACTCTGtctcagcagaagcaaaaacCAAATGAACCCAAAGCACGTACGCTACCGAGACCCAGCTTTTCCTGAAAGTCGCTCTGAATTACTGCATTGCTAAGATGCCAAAGTGATTTTTAGTTGTCTTTATCTTGCAGAGTTGGGATCCAGATTTGGCAAAGACCGCGAAAGCCTGGGCAAAGAGGTGCCTGTTTAAACATAATACGTACCTCAAAGATCCAGGACAGGCTCACCCCAAATTTACCCCTGTTGGAGAAAACCTCTGGACTGGCTCACTTTCTGTGTTTACTGTGCAAGGAGCCATCACGTCTTGGTACAACGAGGTCAGCGCCTACAATTATGCCACCAATAAGTGCAGAGGAGCATGCGGCCACTATACGCAGGTAGGCATTGCATTTCTCCATCTAAACCATGAACCAGCATTGCCATTTTGACACAGAAACTCTATAATTCTGTTGAAGATTCGATTAACTGTTCTCCAAGTGCTGTAGTTTTATGTCTTTGCGCACAAGATGTTATCCTGTCCCCATTTTAGGGAGGAAAAGAGTCactgcattattattttaaatacgctagttgtatttttttcccaggaagaaaacaagacagcAGCCAGATTTAGCCAAGCAGTGGCCAAAAACCAGGCAACGGCAATGGCTGTGGGCTGCATGGCGGGACGAGGTCCCAGCTCTGGCAGACAGCCTCTGCATGCCAAGGGCTGGGGAAGTACTGGCACATAAAGAGATGTCTACAGCTCTGCAAGCATCACATGCACATTTTTCCCAACCACAATTCCCAGAAAAAGGGGGCAAAGTGAGGGAGAGGAGTGCCACTGGCGTGCAACCCTGCAATCGCTAACCACAGCTATGGGAGAGCAGGACTGCTTGCAACCGTGGCTCTAGGGATTACATTTTGACCTGAggctatttaatattttttgcgGAGATACACGTATGCATTTAGGACTTGAAGAGACAAGCTGAAGCTGGTGGGGTGTCTGAACGACACACACAGGTACTTGCGTGCAGAGAAGATACTTGGGTGCAGGAGCGATGAGAGGTGACAGTGTGTTGCTTTTTGACCTTGCTCACAAGGACACGGCAAGAGTTAGCATCTGGAAACCTTACCTGGCACTGAGGCGCGGTGCTGTTTGCCGTGCTGTTTCTAGAGGTGCAGCCCAGGTGTTTGCATGGGggagaatgagaaaataagatTATTCTTACTTGGAATCAGTGGTGATAGTGACTGTAATTAGAATCTGCGTGTCTGCCAGCTTTGGGAGGCATCCTTGGGACTGCACCTTCGGGGAACCCCTCgttcctctcccttcttcccacctGTGAAGAAGAGAAGTTTCCCCTGGGTGCAATTACTGCAGTTACCACAACCACATCCCCAGCACATGCCTCAGCCAGTGGCCGCCTGGGATGGGGAGGGTCCTGTCATTGGGTCCTTCACCATCCTGGGGGATGCAGTTGTCTATGGCTGACATCGGGAGCAGCTTCTGCTCTGCCGCTGCACTGACAACACCCTCAGGGGCCTGAGGATTGTCCCCTCTTCCCCGAGCTGGCACCAAACAGGCACAGACAGAAACGGCCAGGCCTTCCCTTTGAGCTGGTGGAGGTGCGAGTGTGTTTCTCCATCTCCTGTGCTGCCGGGATGTCTCCACATCTCCCACGTCGTCAGTCATTGCAATGTTGTATCACCCCCGGGTACCCCTCTGCTTCTGTCACgaggtttatttttccaggaCTGCAGCATTTGGCTGCGCTGTAGTCTTTGAGCTGGATATAGGATGCTGGATCGAACTGAACGGCTCCTGGTAGACAGAGGATCTCTAGATGGTATGATGCCCTCACCTCTAGATTATTTTAGTTATGGGTGTGACACTAAAAGGCAGGACCGCAGCCCGGACATGCTCCTTGTTCCCGCTCCTCCCATAACACTAGTGCCTTCTGGCAATTTGCCTATACATCCCTGCTGGATTTAGTACAGGGGCAATCAGCCCTCATGGGAGCTGTAGCAGATCACGCAGCCTTTTCTGCACAGATTTGATCTGATCTCCCCCCagcaggaaagacagaaagctAACGGATTACCTTGAAGCAAAGGAGACAAACTTCACCTTCTCCtttgcaagaaaggaaaactacCTGTTACAGCCAGTTATTCCTTCTTTCAGAGTCATTTCAACAAATATGTGGTAAATTGGGCAAAACAATCAGGCATTTTCCAGAACGAATTATGATTTCAAGATCCATCGCTGCTGCTTTCCCCAACAAAGCCTGCCCAAGGAGTGCTCCTCAGCCAATTTGTTGTGAAACAGAGGAGGGCAGGTCTTCTCCATAACGCTTCAGATGCTGAGGCAAAGCTTTTGTCACTGGTGCACCTGTCTGTCTTTGCAGATTGTTTGGGCTACAAGCTACAAGGTCGGCTGTGCTGTCCACTTCTGTCCCAGGGTGGCGTACTCCTCCATAACCAACGCAGCACACTTCATCTGCAACTATGGGCCGGCGTAAGGTTTTTCCTTATAAATATCTCACAGGGTTTGGGTCctatcccttccctcccacatGCAACTTTATTAGATCAGTCCATCCATTCATGTGTTTTGTGGGAGGAAACGGTCCCCAAAATAGAGAAGGAGATACACCTTTGTCCAACCAGCTTTTCTGGGCTAGGTGAGGGCTATGTATTGTAGCCAAAAAGCAGTGGCACTTGTAGAAAGGGTAAAATTTAAGatactaaaatgaaaatactaaagTGATCATTGGAACACCAATCCCTTGCTCCTGAGTGCCAAGACAGCCCCAGGCGGTTGCCAAGGTGCAAGtccaaaatctgaaaatatttacacatgTGCCTGCAGAATTAAGCCTCTAGGTCAATGGTTTggataaatattaaaatgtggAACGCTTGCAGCTGCAGTCTTAGCTTTAGCATGAGAGTTTGGGGCTGAGGGCTGCCTCTGAGGCTGAGGCTCCTCAAGGCAAAAGTTTATCTGGAGATCCTTCATATGCATTGTCACTAGGGTATTTGTTGCATCTAGTTTTTACCCTTCTCCAGCTAATTAAAGCCACCACAATCTACACACAGCTTTAAAAGCTTTACATGCATACCATGTTGGGCCAAGGCCATGCCAGCCCATGAACTTGAGCAAGTTTGGCTTTCCAGTTGCCCATGCTTCATCCTTGAAGAATCTGTACCCTTGACCAGATACCTTGAAAtgacacagctgctgctgtgccaaaGCAACAGAACCGCTCTCCCCAGAAGCCTCACAACCAAACAGGCTGAGGGACCATTGCCTCTGCTGGTTCTTGATCCAAAAGCCACTGATCACCCAGGGCAgcctcccttttcccttctcagcACTTGCTATGCACCCCACTATGCTAGATGGTGTAGAAACCCTGTGCGCAGGCAAGCAGTACGCCAGCGCTGCCAGGAGGTGCTCTCTGTCCCTTGAGCCTCATGCCTGGATCTCCCAAAAACACAAGCCAAACCTTCCTCCTTCTGCCCCTTAGCCAGTATCTGTGTCATGCAGACAACTAAAATCATGCCGGATTGCTTGCCCTGCATCAGCAGGGACCccatggggaaggggaggggtgCCCTCAACcttcagcagcacccagcagagcaggaagggTGCTCTCTGGGAGGCAAGGGGCTCTAGAGAGGGCTTTAAAGCTGGGCCCTTCCCTGCTGGGTGAGGATGGCGCAAACAGGCTGTTGCATACTAAAAAGTGGGGTAATGTCATTTCTGGCTGTTGCTTTTGAGAAGCAGTAACATAAGTTCTTTATCTATCTGATTTTCAACTCTTTGCAACTCTGCCAAGGGTCAAAGCAAGATGCATGTGCAATTTCAATTCCTAAAGTGAATATACTTCAAAGGATTTTCTTCAGCTTAGATGAAGCAATGAAAGCCTCACCTTGCTGAAAGTAATGAGGTTTTACCACAAAGTTTAAGCACTGCTGAGACTGCATGCATATAAAATCCCTCTCAGCGTGTTTATGGGCAGTTTGAGGCATGCTGCAAATCTCACTTTGGCCGTGCaccaagcaaagcagaagcacTGAGCTGCATTTGGTGCAGTATCAGAGGTGGGCAGGTAATACCAGGCCAAGAGCCAAGAGCCCGGGTGGTTTGAGAGCAGCGGTACTTTCCTTCGCAGTGGGAATTACCCGGTGCGCCCATACAAGACGGGAGCAGCGTGCAGCGACTGCAATGGCGAGCAGTGTGCCAGCCAGCTGTGTCGTAAGTAGAAGACAACCAGCCCTCCTACCCAAGCACAAGTAGAAAGGGAAAGAGCACACAAAAGATcctggcaggaggcaggcacACCACTCTCCTGTTCCTAAATATAGTCTGAAAAACTGCGGTCAGAAGCCAAGTGAGCAGTGATGCACaaagagaggggagaagggtGGAAAGAGAGTGTTTTCTACCCTGGGGAGTGACGGGATGGGGTCTGCTCTTCAAGTGCTGGAGGGTAAAATACAGGAGATACATTGGCTGCAGTTTAAGGTGCTATTACCCTCCCAGAAGTTACTGCCTGCAGAAATGGGAAGCACAGAAGGGGCTACACGTCCTCTCCCAGGGGCTCCAGGTTATCGCTTGGCACATGAACTGCAACTTGAGCTGGTGCAGGTCCAAGCAAGCCTTGTCCCCACCGTGCCACTGCCGGGGGGGGGTAACGATGCCACAGCACTGCCAAAGCTGCTCGCTCCACTGAACATCGGCCAGGCCATCTGCTTTCCCCTAAGCACCGGGAGACAGCCAGGCTGACATGCACACGCACCGGTGTGAGAGCCCTTCACAGGGACGTGGTGCTCACCTGAGCCCCTGGCAGCCTGCCCGATTCACCTGCACTTGGCTTTGCGACAGCCAGATGGAGACAGGTGGAGAGGAGACCTTCTGACGAGGCACTGTGCTGTGGACGTCTGTCCAGGGGGAGCTGAGGGTACGGTCACACTTCTCCCCAGCACTCGACCTTGGGTGAACTAACAGAGTGGGAAGGCAGCGTTGTAACACCAGCAGGAACGAGAGGGAGTCTCTGACTCACGGGGCCGTTTAATGTTAGCTACAGGCTGAGGATCTTAAATGCAAGGTGCTGGGCGAAACCCAAAGTGATCTTGTGAGGCCTTCCTGGGGGGACGAGTCCTCTCTATGCCAGCCACTGGTGGGGGGAGAAGTCAACACAGTGTGATCAAGTGCTCCTCAGCAAAGCCCCGAGAGTTGCTGAAGGGCTCTCCCAAAGTCAGCAGGTCTTTGCTTCTTCCTGGAAAGAAACACAGCCCCCATAGCTGCATTTGCAAGGCCATTGTGAGGCTCACGCTTCATTCCCTTTTGCTTAGACTCAAATTGTTTACAATGTATAAGTCTGCTGACGTTTACTTCTTTTATCTCTGCAGAAAACGCAGAGCGTGACAAAGTCATTAGTAAGTACCACCAGAATTACTGCTTCCATTTGTTGCCCTTGGTGCAGTTATACTTGAAAAcaagtaatttgttttgttcacaGGTGATTCCAAGTGGCGTCCAGACTGGGACAGACCTGCATGTGATGAGTACTGCATCACCATTATTGCTTTAAGGCCATTACTCCTTATACTGACAATTCTGGCCACCTGGCTCCTACCAAAATACTGGTCTATAGCACCTGCCAGTGAGTGACACACGTGCAGAACACCACAAAAGCACTTACGTCGACACAT
This sequence is a window from Balearica regulorum gibbericeps isolate bBalReg1 chromosome 1, bBalReg1.pri, whole genome shotgun sequence. Protein-coding genes within it:
- the LOC104639959 gene encoding glioma pathogenesis-related protein 1, with translation MASRFSACMLALLHVCRSAGSYEPPTLPDVGDPKFIEECVQTHNRFRSGVNPPASNMLYMSWDPDLAKTAKAWAKRCLFKHNTYLKDPGQAHPKFTPVGENLWTGSLSVFTVQGAITSWYNEVSAYNYATNKCRGACGHYTQIVWATSYKVGCAVHFCPRVAYSSITNAAHFICNYGPAGNYPVRPYKTGAACSDCNGEQCASQLCQNAERDKVISDSKWRPDWDRPACDEYCITIIALRPLLLILTILATWLLPKYWSIAPASE